A portion of the Streptomyces coeruleoprunus genome contains these proteins:
- a CDS encoding DMT family transporter has product MSPLVLSVLVSLASAVAYAAGAITQERVAASGTAPAYAPLRHPAWWLAVFLTGAGALLHVVALAYGPLSVVQPLGALTIVFALPMAALLVGRRAGAGAWRGAFLATAGLAGLLALTGPAGGRSLGDGTGPLLAGVSAGTVALLFLMARGARRRVGRGVLLAAAAGVAFGAASVFTKAVAVAWVPWAPLAEWPGVLAVGVLAVAGLLLSQASYRGAGLAAPLATVTVVNPAVAAAVGVGLFGEQFRFRAPGTVLALGCAAVAAAGLVRLTSVSAGSGAGPGPGVSEGDAARPQVGEGVDVGAVARTGADLEVQVRS; this is encoded by the coding sequence ATGAGTCCGCTCGTGCTGTCCGTGCTGGTGTCGCTGGCATCGGCGGTCGCCTACGCGGCGGGGGCGATCACGCAGGAGCGCGTGGCCGCCTCCGGCACGGCCCCGGCGTACGCGCCGTTGCGCCACCCGGCCTGGTGGCTGGCGGTGTTCCTGACCGGGGCGGGCGCGTTGCTGCACGTCGTGGCGCTGGCGTACGGGCCGCTGAGCGTGGTGCAGCCGCTGGGGGCGCTGACGATCGTGTTCGCCCTGCCCATGGCGGCGCTCCTGGTGGGGCGGCGGGCGGGCGCGGGGGCCTGGCGGGGAGCGTTCCTGGCGACGGCGGGGCTGGCCGGGCTGCTGGCGCTGACCGGACCGGCCGGGGGCCGGTCGCTGGGCGACGGGACGGGGCCGCTGCTGGCCGGGGTGAGCGCCGGCACGGTGGCGCTGCTGTTCCTGATGGCGCGCGGCGCCCGGCGACGGGTGGGCCGGGGGGTGCTGCTCGCGGCGGCGGCCGGGGTGGCCTTCGGGGCGGCGTCGGTGTTCACGAAGGCGGTCGCCGTGGCGTGGGTTCCGTGGGCGCCGCTGGCGGAGTGGCCGGGCGTGCTGGCGGTCGGTGTGCTGGCCGTGGCCGGGCTGCTGCTGTCGCAGGCCTCGTACCGCGGGGCGGGGCTGGCCGCGCCGCTGGCGACGGTCACCGTGGTGAACCCCGCGGTGGCCGCCGCCGTCGGTGTCGGTCTGTTCGGCGAGCAGTTCCGGTTCCGGGCGCCGGGTACGGTGCTCGCGCTGGGGTGCGCGGCGGTGGCGGCGGCCGGACTGGTACGGCTCACGTCGGTGTCGGCCGGGTCCGGGGCGGGGCCGGGACCCGGGGTTTCAGAGGGAGACGCCGCCCGCCCGCAGGTAGGCGAGGGGGTCGATGTCGGAGCCGTAGCCCGGACCGGTGCGGACCTCGAAGTGCAGGTGCGGTCCTGA
- a CDS encoding transglycosylase family protein → MAVRGRHRRYQPSRLNRASLTVTVGGAGMALPLIGAGTAHAASVDVWEKVAACESTNQWKTNTGNGYYGGLQFSQSTWEAYGGTRYAPRADLATKDQQIAIAEKVLKGQGPRAWPTCSVRAGLTRDGEAPAIRPGGRPRTQPTTPTTIPNQRRESYTVARGDTLSRIADEQRLPGGWQRLYAQNRAVIGENPDLIIPGQKLTLRAKPAAPGVKPKPGPKPQAKPKTTTKPKPATTPRPAAKPKTSGGTTTKTVAAKSRTSVLSSPVDAAPGTSYGKAGSAWAAGYHTGVDFPVPTGTSVRAVAPGRVVSAGWAGAYGYQIVIRHDDGKYSQYAHLSALTVREGQTVGGGQRIARSGSTGNSSGPHLHFEVRTGPGYGSDIDPLAYLRAGGVSL, encoded by the coding sequence ATGGCCGTACGGGGACGACACCGCCGGTACCAGCCCAGCCGGCTCAACCGGGCATCACTCACGGTCACGGTCGGCGGCGCCGGCATGGCCCTGCCGCTCATCGGCGCGGGCACGGCGCACGCGGCGTCCGTGGACGTCTGGGAGAAGGTCGCCGCCTGCGAGTCCACCAACCAGTGGAAGACCAACACCGGCAACGGCTACTACGGCGGGCTGCAGTTCAGCCAGTCCACCTGGGAGGCGTACGGCGGAACGCGGTACGCGCCGCGCGCCGACCTCGCCACCAAGGACCAGCAGATCGCGATCGCCGAGAAGGTGCTGAAGGGACAGGGCCCGCGCGCCTGGCCCACCTGCTCGGTCCGGGCGGGCCTGACCCGTGACGGCGAGGCGCCCGCCATACGGCCGGGGGGCCGGCCCAGGACCCAGCCCACCACACCCACGACGATCCCCAACCAGCGGCGCGAGAGCTACACCGTCGCCCGCGGCGACACGCTCTCCCGCATCGCCGACGAACAGCGCCTGCCGGGCGGCTGGCAGCGGCTCTACGCCCAGAACCGCGCGGTCATCGGCGAGAACCCCGACCTCATCATCCCCGGACAGAAACTGACCCTCCGCGCGAAGCCCGCCGCCCCCGGCGTCAAGCCGAAGCCGGGGCCCAAGCCGCAGGCCAAGCCGAAGACGACGACCAAGCCCAAGCCGGCCACCACGCCTCGTCCGGCCGCCAAGCCGAAGACCTCCGGCGGAACCACCACCAAGACCGTCGCCGCCAAGTCCCGCACCTCGGTGCTGTCGTCGCCGGTGGACGCCGCGCCCGGCACGTCGTACGGCAAGGCGGGCTCGGCATGGGCCGCCGGCTACCACACCGGCGTCGACTTCCCGGTTCCCACCGGCACCTCCGTGCGGGCCGTCGCCCCGGGCCGCGTCGTCTCCGCGGGCTGGGCCGGGGCGTACGGCTACCAGATCGTCATCCGCCACGACGACGGCAAGTACAGCCAGTACGCGCACCTGTCCGCGCTCACCGTGCGCGAGGGGCAGACGGTCGGCGGCGGACAGCGCATCGCCCGCTCGGGCTCGACCGGCAACAGCTCAGGACCGCACCTGCACTTCGAGGTCCGCACCGGTCCGGGCTACGGCTCCGACATCGACCCCCTCGCCTACCTGCGGGCGGGCGGCGTCTCCCTCTGA
- a CDS encoding aspartate/glutamate racemase family protein, translating to MKRPAVLALLHTSPVHVPVFDALRDAHHPGLVLRHHVDEGLLARARDEGTDAVADAVGAAVLRAVDAGAGAVLCTCSTIGGLAERTPAGVPVLRVDRPMAAEAAAHRRVTVVAALAGTVGPTRDLVLDEAARRGSAPQLRTLLVDGAWERFEAGDRDGYLDAVAAAVDGVRDADVIVLAQASMADAAARTRTTVPVLSSPRPGLAAAAASVPGTAGPA from the coding sequence GTGAAGCGGCCCGCCGTCCTCGCGCTCCTGCACACCTCGCCCGTCCACGTCCCCGTCTTCGACGCCCTGCGCGACGCCCATCACCCCGGCCTCGTACTGCGCCACCACGTCGACGAGGGGCTGCTGGCGCGCGCCCGCGACGAGGGCACGGACGCCGTGGCCGACGCCGTGGGCGCGGCCGTTCTGCGGGCCGTGGACGCCGGTGCGGGTGCCGTGCTGTGCACCTGCTCCACGATCGGCGGCCTCGCCGAGCGCACGCCCGCCGGAGTGCCGGTCCTGCGCGTGGACCGGCCCATGGCCGCCGAGGCCGCCGCCCACCGGCGCGTCACGGTCGTCGCCGCGCTCGCCGGGACCGTCGGGCCCACGCGGGACCTCGTCCTGGACGAGGCGGCCCGGCGCGGCAGCGCCCCGCAGCTGCGCACCCTGCTGGTCGACGGGGCGTGGGAGCGGTTCGAGGCCGGCGACCGGGACGGCTACCTCGACGCGGTCGCGGCCGCCGTCGACGGTGTGCGGGACGCCGATGTGATCGTGCTGGCCCAGGCGTCCATGGCCGACGCCGCCGCCCGTACGCGTACCACCGTCCCGGTGCTGTCCAGTCCCCGCCCGGGGCTGGCCGCCGCGGCCGCCTCCGTGCCGGGGACCGCTGGACCGGCGTAG
- the panD gene encoding aspartate 1-decarboxylase, producing the protein MLRTMFKSKIHRATVTQADLHYVGSVTVDRDLMDAADLLPGELVHIVDIDNGARLETYVIEGERGSGVIGINGAAAHLVHPGDLVILISYAQVDDAEARTLVPRVVHVDAGNRIVELGSDASAPVPGTDTERSPLAVPAARG; encoded by the coding sequence ATGCTGCGCACCATGTTCAAGTCCAAGATCCACCGTGCCACGGTGACCCAGGCCGACCTCCACTACGTCGGTTCCGTCACCGTCGACCGGGATCTCATGGACGCCGCCGACCTGCTGCCCGGTGAGTTGGTCCACATCGTCGACATCGACAACGGCGCCCGGCTGGAGACGTACGTCATCGAGGGCGAGCGCGGCTCCGGCGTGATCGGCATCAACGGCGCCGCCGCGCACCTCGTCCACCCCGGGGACCTCGTCATTCTCATCAGTTACGCGCAGGTCGACGACGCCGAGGCGCGCACCCTCGTCCCGCGCGTCGTCCACGTCGACGCCGGCAACCGGATCGTGGAGCTGGGATCCGACGCCTCCGCCCCCGTGCCGGGCACCGACACCGAGCGCAGCCCCCTCGCCGTCCCCGCAGCACGCGGCTGA
- a CDS encoding CBS domain-containing protein, translated as MTPDVTCIGANETVAEAAKKMTDLGVGSLPICGTDEKLKGMLTDRDIVVKVIGAGKDPAQVKAGELAQGEIVTVAADDTAEDILRIMSEHKVRRLPVIDRHVLVGIVAQADVARALPDSKVGDLVEDIST; from the coding sequence ATGACGCCTGACGTCACCTGCATAGGCGCCAACGAAACCGTCGCGGAAGCGGCGAAGAAGATGACGGACCTCGGCGTCGGCTCCCTGCCCATCTGCGGCACCGACGAAAAACTCAAGGGCATGCTCACCGACCGTGACATCGTCGTGAAGGTCATCGGCGCCGGCAAGGACCCCGCCCAGGTCAAGGCCGGGGAACTCGCCCAGGGTGAGATCGTGACCGTCGCCGCCGACGACACGGCCGAAGACATCCTGCGCATCATGAGCGAGCACAAGGTCCGACGCCTGCCCGTCATCGACCGCCACGTGCTGGTCGGCATCGTCGCCCAGGCGGACGTCGCCCGAGCGCTGCCCGACTCCAAGGTCGGCGACCTGGTGGAGGACATCTCGACCTAG
- a CDS encoding cation-transporting P-type ATPase, which translates to MPSAPASLAWMPPLLGSIVTGAVSRLTTGTRAAWGAARDLIEPGRDVSWTSERCYIAISGVHGTGGKAVCERVQRALEQHPGVLWARVNAPMERVIVAVASPPPPQSELVALVEGAEGDHAADAQAFDDWQPEPHHPAEGPPYPAVPALVADTLGLALVTLRKLAPWFGLPPEIAGGIDAVRQHPRLRHLVEDAGDGDHSDSLLPVIGALVQGVATGGGGLSLDVLQRLAVWREASAEGAAWRKGEARLVRGPEEAAADAVVAGRSGPSPQDTADRYAERSMAAGIAAGIVALPFAGLRKAIAVALASVPKSPGAGREGYATTLGRHLALRGVVTMDRTALRRLGQVDTIVLEEAALRSNRFELIDLELLGNAESEQASQRLFTLFDPDRPLAVNRATDWILGPLDELDLEGRTGRKAAKRLRRRGSEKFLGLARRRRLVAVAGLGTPSAPGAEAVAAAARRAGARVVVASDRENPGLAFADAVVPAGDQLATSVRNLQADGAVVLLISGDRAALGAADCAIGVHREDEYTPWGAHVLVGADLEAAGLIVDAAGTASVVDRDSHHLAAGGSGIGSVAALQGPAWRATARVLAISNTTAAMAFCLGAWRARQLLSRPLTPPVTTVPWHLMPADRVMERLRTRPEGLTPQEATARRTGAHAGEPAKLTLPYAFVEELSNPLTPILAAGAALSAAVGSRTDAALVAAITSVSALVGGFQRVRTDKALAQLFAQSAIGARVRRQAHERLVTSGELVPGDVILLGPEDVVPADCRLVEAEGLEVDESSLTGESLAVSKDPAPVVTSRITERRSMLYEGTTVSSGHGTAVVVATGSATEAGRSLATARQAAPETGVEARLSSLTRGSMPIALGSVAAVTVSGLLHGRPLTENLSSAVNLAVASVPEGLPFLVNAAQLAAARRLADAGALVRNPRTIEALGRADVLCFDKTGTLTEGTLTLTGVSDGDTPAALTRLDSSHKEILAAALRATPPARQAEPMAHQTDRAIVEGARRANVNTRQGAARWRRTDALPFEPARAYHATSGHTSGGILLSVKGAPENVIERCARRRRPHGASKLDDAARHALAQAAEELAAAGRRVLAVAERRMEPDEDLSDDTVRDLVFLGFVTLADPVRDSAAPATARLREAGVHTVMLTGDHPATADAIASTILDVDKPKVCTGPEIDELDDDALDALLPGVDVIARCSPTHKVRIVQAYQRLGRVVAMTGDGANDAPAIRLADVGIALGRRGTPAATAAADLVVTDDRLETIVAALMEGRAMWTSVRAALAILIGGNLGEVAFSVLISTITGSTPLNARQIMLVNLLTDLAPSLAIAVREPSEQTGERLLAEGPHRSLGTSLTREMLLRGVITALGAGLAWTGARLTGRGRRASTVSLAAVVGTQLAQTLTAGGTDRHVLIAGLGSAAVLMAIIQTPGLSQFFGCTPLGPAAWGITLASITAATLLGHFIGPRFPAHLVPHTTETTPSPDAQTEPSPPQQEQDGEPREDAETATATP; encoded by the coding sequence ATGCCGTCTGCGCCTGCCTCGCTCGCCTGGATGCCACCGCTCCTGGGCTCGATCGTCACGGGCGCCGTCTCCCGACTGACCACCGGGACCCGAGCTGCCTGGGGAGCGGCGCGTGACCTGATCGAACCCGGCCGTGACGTGTCGTGGACGTCGGAGCGGTGCTACATCGCGATCTCCGGCGTGCACGGGACCGGCGGCAAAGCCGTCTGCGAACGGGTGCAGCGGGCTCTGGAGCAGCATCCGGGAGTCTTGTGGGCGCGGGTGAACGCGCCCATGGAACGTGTGATCGTCGCGGTCGCCTCGCCGCCTCCGCCGCAGAGCGAGCTCGTCGCGCTGGTCGAAGGGGCCGAGGGCGACCACGCCGCCGATGCGCAGGCGTTCGACGACTGGCAGCCCGAGCCGCATCACCCCGCGGAAGGTCCCCCGTACCCGGCTGTGCCCGCGCTCGTGGCGGACACCCTGGGCCTTGCTCTGGTGACGCTGCGCAAGCTCGCTCCGTGGTTCGGACTGCCCCCGGAGATCGCCGGCGGTATCGACGCCGTACGCCAGCATCCACGCCTTCGGCATCTGGTCGAGGATGCCGGAGACGGTGACCACAGCGACTCCCTGCTGCCGGTGATCGGCGCCCTGGTGCAGGGCGTGGCGACCGGGGGCGGCGGGCTCAGCCTGGACGTGCTGCAGCGCCTGGCGGTGTGGCGGGAGGCGAGCGCGGAAGGGGCGGCGTGGCGTAAAGGCGAAGCGCGGCTGGTGCGCGGCCCCGAAGAGGCCGCGGCCGACGCCGTCGTCGCCGGCCGGTCCGGCCCGTCTCCGCAGGACACCGCGGACCGGTATGCGGAGCGGTCCATGGCCGCGGGCATCGCCGCCGGTATCGTCGCCCTGCCGTTCGCCGGCCTGCGCAAGGCGATCGCCGTGGCACTGGCCTCGGTGCCCAAGTCCCCCGGCGCGGGAAGAGAGGGCTACGCCACCACCTTGGGCCGGCACCTGGCGCTGCGCGGGGTGGTGACCATGGACCGCACGGCCCTGCGGCGCCTGGGCCAGGTCGACACCATCGTCCTCGAGGAGGCGGCTCTGCGGAGCAACCGGTTCGAGCTGATCGACCTGGAGCTCCTCGGAAACGCCGAATCCGAGCAGGCCTCCCAGCGACTGTTCACCCTCTTCGACCCCGACCGGCCGCTGGCCGTCAACCGCGCGACCGACTGGATCCTGGGCCCGCTGGACGAACTGGACCTGGAAGGCCGGACCGGCCGCAAGGCCGCGAAGCGCCTGCGGCGGCGCGGCAGCGAGAAGTTCCTCGGACTGGCCCGGAGACGGCGCCTGGTGGCGGTGGCGGGGCTCGGCACCCCGTCGGCTCCCGGCGCGGAGGCCGTGGCCGCGGCGGCGCGGCGGGCCGGCGCACGGGTCGTGGTGGCGTCCGACCGGGAGAACCCCGGACTCGCGTTCGCCGACGCCGTGGTTCCGGCAGGTGACCAGCTCGCCACCTCGGTCCGGAACCTCCAGGCGGACGGCGCGGTCGTCCTCCTCATCTCCGGCGATCGCGCGGCGCTGGGCGCGGCGGACTGCGCGATCGGCGTGCACCGGGAGGACGAGTACACGCCCTGGGGCGCTCATGTGCTGGTGGGGGCGGATCTCGAGGCGGCCGGTCTGATCGTCGACGCCGCCGGAACGGCATCGGTCGTGGACCGCGACAGCCACCATCTGGCCGCGGGCGGCAGCGGGATCGGCTCCGTGGCCGCTCTGCAGGGTCCGGCCTGGCGGGCGACCGCGCGGGTCCTGGCGATCAGCAACACCACCGCCGCCATGGCGTTCTGCCTGGGCGCCTGGCGCGCCCGGCAGCTCCTGAGCCGTCCGCTCACCCCGCCGGTGACCACCGTCCCCTGGCACCTCATGCCCGCCGACCGCGTGATGGAGCGACTGCGCACCCGCCCGGAGGGCCTCACCCCGCAGGAAGCGACGGCCCGCAGGACCGGCGCGCACGCCGGTGAGCCGGCGAAGCTGACCCTGCCCTACGCCTTCGTCGAAGAGCTGTCGAATCCGCTCACACCGATCCTCGCCGCCGGCGCCGCCCTCTCCGCGGCCGTCGGCTCGCGGACGGACGCCGCCCTGGTCGCGGCCATCACCTCCGTGTCCGCCCTCGTCGGCGGCTTCCAGCGCGTACGCACCGACAAGGCACTGGCCCAGCTCTTCGCGCAATCGGCCATCGGCGCCCGCGTACGCCGGCAGGCACACGAGCGTCTGGTCACCTCCGGTGAACTGGTACCCGGCGACGTGATCCTGCTGGGCCCCGAAGATGTCGTGCCGGCGGACTGCCGGCTTGTGGAAGCCGAAGGCCTCGAAGTCGACGAGTCCTCGCTCACCGGCGAGTCCCTCGCCGTCAGCAAGGATCCGGCCCCCGTGGTCACCTCCCGCATCACCGAACGCCGCTCGATGCTGTACGAGGGGACCACCGTCTCCTCCGGACACGGCACCGCCGTCGTCGTGGCGACCGGGTCGGCCACGGAAGCCGGGCGCAGCCTGGCCACCGCCCGCCAAGCCGCACCCGAGACCGGCGTGGAGGCCAGGCTCTCGTCGCTGACCCGCGGCAGTATGCCCATCGCCCTGGGGTCCGTCGCCGCCGTCACCGTCTCGGGGCTCCTGCACGGACGCCCCCTGACCGAGAACCTCTCCTCCGCCGTCAACCTGGCCGTCGCCTCCGTGCCCGAGGGCCTGCCCTTCCTGGTCAACGCCGCACAGCTGGCCGCCGCACGCCGCCTCGCCGACGCCGGTGCCCTCGTCCGCAACCCCCGCACCATCGAGGCACTCGGCCGCGCCGACGTCCTCTGCTTCGACAAGACCGGCACCCTCACCGAAGGCACCCTCACGCTCACCGGCGTCAGCGACGGCGACACCCCGGCCGCCCTCACCCGGCTCGACAGCTCCCACAAGGAGATCCTCGCCGCCGCCCTGCGCGCCACCCCGCCCGCCCGGCAGGCCGAACCGATGGCGCACCAGACCGACCGGGCGATCGTCGAGGGCGCCCGCCGCGCGAACGTCAACACCCGCCAGGGCGCCGCGCGGTGGCGCCGTACCGACGCGCTGCCATTCGAGCCGGCCCGGGCCTACCACGCCACCTCCGGCCACACCAGCGGCGGCATCCTGCTCAGCGTCAAGGGGGCCCCGGAGAACGTCATCGAGCGCTGCGCCCGCCGACGCCGGCCCCACGGCGCGTCAAAGCTCGACGACGCGGCCAGACACGCGCTCGCGCAAGCGGCGGAGGAACTCGCCGCAGCCGGGCGAAGAGTACTGGCCGTGGCCGAACGGCGCATGGAACCCGATGAGGACCTCAGCGACGACACCGTGCGGGACCTGGTGTTCCTCGGCTTCGTCACCCTCGCCGACCCCGTCCGCGACAGCGCCGCGCCCGCGACCGCCCGCCTGCGCGAGGCCGGAGTGCACACCGTCATGCTCACCGGCGACCACCCCGCAACCGCCGACGCCATCGCCTCGACGATCCTCGACGTCGACAAGCCCAAGGTGTGCACCGGCCCGGAGATCGACGAACTCGACGACGACGCCCTGGACGCACTGCTGCCCGGCGTCGATGTCATCGCCCGCTGCAGCCCCACGCACAAGGTACGCATCGTCCAGGCCTACCAGCGCCTCGGTCGCGTCGTCGCCATGACCGGCGACGGCGCCAACGACGCCCCTGCGATCAGGCTCGCCGATGTCGGTATCGCCCTCGGCCGCCGCGGCACACCGGCCGCGACCGCCGCCGCGGACCTCGTCGTCACCGACGACAGGCTCGAGACGATCGTCGCGGCCCTCATGGAAGGCCGGGCCATGTGGACCTCCGTCCGCGCGGCTCTCGCCATCCTCATCGGAGGCAACCTCGGCGAAGTCGCCTTCAGCGTCCTCATCTCCACGATCACCGGCAGCACCCCCCTCAACGCACGTCAGATCATGCTCGTCAACCTCCTCACCGACCTCGCACCCTCCCTGGCCATCGCGGTACGCGAACCCTCGGAACAGACCGGCGAGCGCCTCCTCGCCGAGGGCCCGCACCGCTCCCTGGGCACCTCGCTCACCCGGGAGATGCTCCTGCGCGGCGTCATCACCGCCCTCGGCGCCGGCCTGGCCTGGACGGGCGCCCGCCTCACGGGACGCGGCCGCCGCGCCTCCACCGTGTCCCTCGCCGCCGTCGTCGGCACCCAGCTCGCCCAGACCCTCACCGCCGGCGGCACGGACCGTCACGTCCTCATCGCCGGCCTGGGCTCCGCGGCCGTCCTCATGGCCATCATCCAGACCCCCGGCCTCAGCCAGTTCTTCGGCTGCACCCCCCTCGGCCCCGCCGCCTGGGGCATCACCCTCGCCTCCATCACCGCGGCCACCCTCCTCGGCCACTTCATCGGCCCCCGCTTCCCCGCACACCTCGTCCCGCACACGACGGAGACCACGCCGTCGCCGGACGCCCAGACGGAACCGTCCCCACCCCAGCAGGAGCAGGACGGCGAGCCGCGCGAGGACGCCGAGACCGCGACCGCGACGCCGTGA
- a CDS encoding alpha/beta fold hydrolase, whose protein sequence is MTSRTSSFVDDVARARVLAAYDRAMAYWPEPREEQDVPTRFGRTRVHAYGAGERTPVVLLHGQSATPAEWAPHVEALARGGRRVLAVDRVGEPGYSAQSLPIGSADDAAAWLEATLAGLGLERAHLVGHSYGGWVALQQAVLVPERIASVTVYDPPRALAPLKPGFLLGAIAGAISGSDSFQRRWFTRLIGETGVTAEEAEAGMRLSLDAINGFRIRLPQPQRMSDEELRSIRVPTLVLLGGADRVMVSRRAEARARRLIPDVRTEVVPGAGHGIPVEIFNDRVPAFLREVERAVRA, encoded by the coding sequence ATGACTTCACGGACCAGCTCCTTCGTCGATGACGTGGCGCGGGCGCGCGTACTGGCCGCCTACGACCGGGCTATGGCGTACTGGCCCGAGCCGCGCGAGGAGCAGGACGTCCCGACCCGTTTCGGACGGACACGGGTCCATGCCTACGGTGCGGGCGAGCGGACTCCGGTCGTACTGCTGCACGGGCAGAGCGCGACGCCTGCCGAATGGGCCCCGCACGTCGAAGCGTTGGCCCGGGGAGGCCGCCGCGTACTGGCGGTCGACCGTGTGGGCGAGCCCGGTTACAGCGCGCAGAGCCTTCCGATCGGCAGCGCCGACGACGCGGCCGCCTGGCTGGAGGCGACTCTGGCCGGACTGGGCCTGGAGCGCGCTCACCTGGTCGGGCACTCGTACGGCGGCTGGGTGGCGCTCCAGCAGGCCGTGCTCGTCCCGGAGCGGATCGCTTCCGTGACCGTGTACGACCCGCCCCGGGCCCTCGCCCCGCTCAAACCGGGCTTCCTGCTGGGTGCCATCGCCGGCGCCATCAGCGGCTCCGACAGCTTCCAGCGCCGCTGGTTCACCCGCCTCATCGGTGAGACCGGCGTGACCGCGGAGGAGGCCGAGGCGGGGATGCGGCTGTCGCTGGACGCGATCAACGGCTTCCGCATCAGGCTTCCGCAGCCCCAGCGCATGAGCGACGAGGAACTGCGCTCGATCAGGGTCCCCACCCTTGTCCTGCTCGGCGGCGCCGACCGCGTCATGGTCTCCCGCCGTGCCGAGGCCCGCGCGCGGCGTCTCATACCGGACGTACGGACCGAGGTCGTACCCGGTGCGGGACACGGCATCCCGGTGGAGATCTTCAACGACCGCGTGCCCGCCTTCCTTCGCGAGGTGGAGCGAGCCGTCCGGGCCTGA
- a CDS encoding HAD-IIA family hydrolase gives MPQRHPTGYATTGADRHDRHHSDGSCEAHRLGRGSPRFARRGAYGLAMGRVRAVLLDVDGVLTVSWKPLPGAVEAVRRLRDEGVPLALLTNTTSRTRASIAEVLARAGFPVGAEDILTAPSVTAAYLEEHCPGARCLLLNSGDVRDDLAGVRLVEPGDGTVPDVVVVGGAGPEFGYEALNRAFGHLQRGARLVAMHRNLYWRTDAGLQLDTGAFLLGLERAARTEAEVTGKPAASFFATALAHLGAGPEETLMVGDDIESDVLAAQRHGIGGVLVRTGKYLPETHRAASGTPDHVLDSVADVPALLERLRQRS, from the coding sequence CTGCCGCAGCGACATCCGACAGGGTACGCAACCACTGGCGCGGACCGTCATGACCGCCATCACTCCGACGGATCTTGCGAAGCCCACCGTCTCGGCCGCGGGAGCCCCCGTTTCGCGCGCCGGGGCGCGTACGGTCTTGCCATGGGACGGGTCAGGGCTGTGCTGCTCGATGTCGACGGGGTGCTCACCGTGTCGTGGAAGCCGCTGCCGGGCGCGGTGGAGGCGGTGCGCCGGCTGCGGGACGAAGGCGTTCCGCTGGCGCTGCTGACCAACACCACGTCCCGTACGCGGGCGTCGATCGCGGAGGTCCTGGCCCGTGCGGGGTTTCCCGTCGGGGCCGAGGACATCCTGACCGCGCCCTCGGTGACCGCCGCGTATCTGGAGGAGCACTGTCCGGGCGCCCGGTGCCTGCTGCTGAACAGCGGGGACGTACGGGATGACCTGGCGGGGGTGCGGCTCGTGGAGCCCGGCGACGGCACGGTGCCGGACGTGGTCGTCGTCGGGGGCGCCGGGCCCGAGTTCGGCTACGAGGCGCTGAACCGCGCCTTCGGGCACCTCCAGCGCGGGGCGCGGCTCGTCGCGATGCACCGCAACCTGTACTGGCGCACCGACGCGGGGCTCCAGCTCGACACCGGGGCCTTCCTCCTCGGGCTGGAACGTGCCGCGCGTACGGAGGCCGAGGTGACCGGCAAGCCGGCGGCCTCCTTCTTCGCGACCGCCCTGGCCCATCTGGGCGCGGGCCCCGAGGAGACGCTGATGGTGGGAGACGACATCGAGTCGGACGTCCTGGCGGCGCAGCGGCACGGCATCGGCGGTGTCCTGGTCAGGACCGGCAAGTATCTGCCGGAGACCCATCGCGCTGCGTCCGGCACTCCGGACCACGTCCTGGACTCCGTCGCGGACGTGCCCGCTCTCCTGGAACGTCTGCGGCAGCGCTCCTGA